From the genome of Saccopteryx bilineata isolate mSacBil1 chromosome 6, mSacBil1_pri_phased_curated, whole genome shotgun sequence, one region includes:
- the ADA2 gene encoding adenosine deaminase 2 isoform X3, giving the protein MLSCLSLTATLHLTEMETEAGKGQRTWPRSHVVYELNGMTHTQEWSVRTYKEVACMFAKKHPGFIGLKIIYSDNRLKNVSLITKSIRTAMKLQTRFPGTVAGFDLVGREDTGYSLAYYREALMIPASQGFKLPYFFHAGETDWQGTSIDRNLLDALILNSTRIGHGFALTKHPAVWTDSWKKDIPIEVCPISNQVLKLVSDLRTHPASVLMATGHPMVISSDDPAVFGAKGLSYDFYEAFMGIGGMTADLRTLKQLAINSIKYSALFDTEKKAAMETWEKSWNNFVADLAKRPK; this is encoded by the exons ATGTTGTCTTGTTTGAGCCTCACTGCAACCCTGCATCTTACTGAaatggaaactgaggctgggaaaGGCCAAagaacttggccaaggtcacatgtG GTGTATGAACTGAACGGGATGACCCATACCCAGGAGTGGTCAGTGAGGACCTACAAAGAAGTGGCTTGTATGTTTGCAAAAAAGCATCCTGGGTTTATTGGACTCAAAATCATTTATTCGGATAACAG ATTAAAAAACGTGTCCCTCATCACGAAATCCATCCGAACAGCTATGAAGCTCCAAACCAGGTTCCCCGGGACCGTGGCAGGGTTCGACCTG GTGGGGCGTGAGGACACAGGCTACTCCCTGGCCTACTACAGGGAGGCTTTGATGATTCCAGCCTCACAAGGCTTTAAGCTGCCTTACTTTTTTCATGCCGGAGAGACAG ACTGGCAGGGTACTTCCATAGATCGAAACCTTCTGGATGCCCTAATACTGAACTCTACCAGGATTGGCCATGGATTTGCTTTGACCAAACACCCAGCAGTCTGGACTGATTCATGGAAGAAGGACATCCCCATAGAAGTCTGTCCAATCTCCAATCAG GTTCTGAAACTGGTATCTGATTTGAGAACTCACCCTGCATCTGTTCTGATGGCTACTGGGCACCCCATGGTGATCAGCTCTGATGATCCAGCTGTCTTTGGTGCCAAAGGCTTGTCCTATGATTTCTATGAAGCTTTCATGGGCATTGGTGGGATGACGGCTGACCTGAGGACGCTCAAACAGCTGGCTATAAACTCTATTAA GTATAGTGCCCTGTTCGACACTGAGAAGAAGGCTGCCATGGAGACCTGGGAGAAGAGCTGGAATAATTTCGTAGCTGATCTGGCCAAGAGGCCAAAGTGA
- the ADA2 gene encoding adenosine deaminase 2 isoform X4 yields the protein MLTLKVYELNGMTHTQEWSVRTYKEVACMFAKKHPGFIGLKIIYSDNRLKNVSLITKSIRTAMKLQTRFPGTVAGFDLVGREDTGYSLAYYREALMIPASQGFKLPYFFHAGETDWQGTSIDRNLLDALILNSTRIGHGFALTKHPAVWTDSWKKDIPIEVCPISNQVLKLVSDLRTHPASVLMATGHPMVISSDDPAVFGAKGLSYDFYEAFMGIGGMTADLRTLKQLAINSIKYSALFDTEKKAAMETWEKSWNNFVADLAKRPK from the exons ATGCTCACTTTGAAG GTGTATGAACTGAACGGGATGACCCATACCCAGGAGTGGTCAGTGAGGACCTACAAAGAAGTGGCTTGTATGTTTGCAAAAAAGCATCCTGGGTTTATTGGACTCAAAATCATTTATTCGGATAACAG ATTAAAAAACGTGTCCCTCATCACGAAATCCATCCGAACAGCTATGAAGCTCCAAACCAGGTTCCCCGGGACCGTGGCAGGGTTCGACCTG GTGGGGCGTGAGGACACAGGCTACTCCCTGGCCTACTACAGGGAGGCTTTGATGATTCCAGCCTCACAAGGCTTTAAGCTGCCTTACTTTTTTCATGCCGGAGAGACAG ACTGGCAGGGTACTTCCATAGATCGAAACCTTCTGGATGCCCTAATACTGAACTCTACCAGGATTGGCCATGGATTTGCTTTGACCAAACACCCAGCAGTCTGGACTGATTCATGGAAGAAGGACATCCCCATAGAAGTCTGTCCAATCTCCAATCAG GTTCTGAAACTGGTATCTGATTTGAGAACTCACCCTGCATCTGTTCTGATGGCTACTGGGCACCCCATGGTGATCAGCTCTGATGATCCAGCTGTCTTTGGTGCCAAAGGCTTGTCCTATGATTTCTATGAAGCTTTCATGGGCATTGGTGGGATGACGGCTGACCTGAGGACGCTCAAACAGCTGGCTATAAACTCTATTAA GTATAGTGCCCTGTTCGACACTGAGAAGAAGGCTGCCATGGAGACCTGGGAGAAGAGCTGGAATAATTTCGTAGCTGATCTGGCCAAGAGGCCAAAGTGA